In Vicugna pacos chromosome 6, VicPac4, whole genome shotgun sequence, the DNA window TTGGGGCAGGCAGCTGGCTGGCTCTGGCCTCTCCTGCAGCGGCAGATCAAGCGCAGGCACCTTGGAGCTACAGGAGGCTGGGTGGCCTGGGGAACTTCAGGTGTGCACCTGGGCGGAGGTGGTTCCCTCCCAGCGGGATGTGCCCAACCCCCTGGGAAGAAGCCCCCTGGAGGAGGGGCCTCCATCCTAGGCCTTGTGGAACTTTCACAAGTGCATGGATGAGCACGCTCAAGACTAACCAGGCACGTGGGCAGGAACCAGGAGAAAGAGCAACACACACCCCACATGGTGGAAAGGCCAGACCCAGGCCGTGGACCAGCCGTGCCCACTGTGTTTAAGGACATGAAAGCTTGGGGATAACTCCAGGGAATAGGCAACTATTAGAAAGCGGCACAGTGGGTTTGTAAAACAACCAGATTGAACTTCTAGAAATGGAAACCATTAATAagtaaaactaaaactgaaaatGCAGCGGCTGTGTTTGGCTGTGGAATGGACACAGCAGGAGAGGATTAGTGGACTGGAAGACAAATGCAGACGGAGCACCGTGACCCCCAACACGTGGGCCATACTGAGGGAGGGCCGCAGATACAGAGGCTGTGGTCGGAGGTTCTGATGGCAGTCCCAGGAGGAGAGAAGGTGGAGAGTGAgcagagaaatatttttttaaatagtgagaCTTTTCCAGAACTGATGAAATATACCAGTCCATAGATACAAGACTCCCTGTGAATTCCCAAGGAGAAATCCACCAGACACACCTCAGGGAAACTGCAGAAAACCGAAGTTAAACAGAAGATCTTGGAGAGGAAAAGACAGATCAGCATCAAAGGAACAGCTCCCGGAGGGACCGAGACCAAGTCCCACACCAACAAGAACCAGGGGACATCTCTGTGCACTGAGGGAAGGAGACCCCCGCTCACATGCTCCCCGGTGAGAATACCCTTCAGAAATGGggcaaaataaagacatcttcagagggaagaacaaacacaaacaaacaaaagtgggAGTTTGTTGCCAGCAGAGCTGCACTAGAGGAAATTCTAAGGCATCTTTAGGCAGGAGACAAGGCTGAGGATGCCAGGAAGGAGGGAGTATTCATATGTGGGAGACTGTAAGGAATGCTGTATCCAAGGGCAGTGATGACGTCTAGTGGGTTGAGTCAATGGAAGAATTCAGAAACTGGACGACAACATACCAGGGCAGGAAGGAGTGTTGCTGCCAGAGCCCACCCCAGCCAAAAAAAGGGGAGGACAGGTGGGACATCTGGGGCCACACGTCCCAAGATCCAAAGGCAGTGGGGAGAAGAAATGACCCAAAGCCAAATTCTTTCCACTGATGTCTTTTATTAATGAATGCAAAATACAGTACTGAGACAGGGCATGCATCACAGACAACAAGAAAGCAAGCTACAGAAACTGGGAGTCAGAGGGCCTCATTACATCTGAGGTAGAGCGaggtggtgccggggagcgggacACTGGGGGGCGAGCACCGGCCCCACTCGGGACTATGGACCACAGGAGAGCTTGGGGGGGTCGGCCACACAGCAAGAACAGCTGAAAACGTTTCACATCCCTTCACCCATTCCAGTTCCCCTCTTTGTGGGCAGAGCTTCAGGGTTCCCCTGTCACTAGCTTGCTGGGGTGTCTCCACAGGACACCGTCCTTCCCTCCAAGGGGCAGGCCCCACTTGCTCTCACCCGAAAATAAAGGACCTTCATGTTGAAAACGCCAAGGCTGCCATCCAGGGGGCTGGAGGCCGAGAGCATTAAGAAAGACCCTTTTGCTCTATAAAAATAGTTGCACTTTATAAAAGGGGGGACTGCTCATCTCAGGTGGGGAAGGCTGTTGGTGTGAGAAAAACGTTCCACTGTGGTGGCGCAGGGGCGGACGAGACACGTGGGTTGGGGTCCCCCTCTCAGGCTCGACTGGGTTAGGTGGATAGGGGTCCTTGTTTGCGGGGCCGGGAGGTTGGGGGTCAGGGAGGTGAGGCTGCACCCCTCGGGACCCGGTGTGTGGGGTGGCTGTGGCCGTGGCCGAGGCCGGCACGCGGCTGCTCAGTTGAGCAGGGTTCCATAGAGCTGGGCTTTCGTGAGACTGTCCTTACGGCTGAGCCCCGAGCCGCCAGTCCGAGGGAAGGCCGGCTGGGGGCTGAGGCGGGCAGCGGGGTGCATCTCTGGGGAGGCCTCCATGGAGCTGGGCTCCAAGGAGTCCCTGGAGCTGTGGGGGCTGTGCTCGGGCTCGGGGCTGCCGCCCGCCCCACAGAGCTGCACCCCTAGCCTCTCCCGGTCCCCCTCGCCGGCCGCGTAGCTGGGCAGCGAGTCGGCTGGGCGGCCAGGGCTGAGGCTCAGGTCGCCGGCCGCCCGGAGGAAGCGGGACTCTGCCAGGTGGCCCTGGGAGAGGTCATCACCCTCCGAGAAGCTGTCAGCCTTGTAGCTGGCATAGAGAGGGCTGGCGCGGCCCTCGGCCTTGTTGCCTGAGCTGCCCCCGCCCCCGAAGTAGCGGTCAGAGAAGTTGCAGGGAGATGCGCGGcccgcagcggcggcggcggcggcggcggcggcagcggcagccgcAGGGGGGGCGGCTGGGAAGGGGTAGGCGCCAATGTCCTCCACGCTCAGCGGCCGCCACTGGCCGCGCACATCCTCCCCGGCCAGCCGGGCTGACCCTGGCTTGGCCCGCAGATTCCACAGGTTGGGGGGCATCAGGGCCGGCTGGGGGCCCGGGGAGACCGGGAAGCGGAAGGAGTCGGCCGGGTATGGCGACACAGTCCGTGCAAACCCTGGGGCCACCTCGGCTTCAAGCGGGGCGGCCACCGCGGCCGGGGCCGCGGCGTAGCGCGGGCTGCTCTCATAGGCCGGGGGCGGCCTGCGGCCGAAGAGCTCATCGCGGCTATTCAGGTAGATGGCCTGCTGCGAGGCAGTGAGTGTGCTGGCCTGGGCATGCTCCTTCTCCTCCGACGTGGCGCTGAAGCTCGAGTAGGAGCTGGATGTGGGCAGGGAGCCCGCGTAGCCCGGGAAGGCCTCGTGCCGGTAGCCGGCCGGGAAGGCGGCTGCctcggcctcctcctcctcctcggccgcgCTGTCGGTGGAATTCTGGGCCCGCAGGAAGCCCACGTCGGCCACCGGCCCATCCACGCTGGGCCGCCGGTCACGCCGCCGCTCCTCGGGACAGTAGAGGGCTGTGTCGCTGCAGTAGATGTCCTCCTTGTAGGGGGGCCGGGGGCCCGGCTTCTCCACCCCGTCGCGGAAGGTCAGGTCACGAGCCGAGGCATCCGACAGCTGGGAGGACAGGCTGCCAGGGTCAGGCTTCTCCAGCACCTTGGCAATGACGCATGTTGGGACGCTGTCAGCGTAGGACGGGTGGCAGAGTGGGGCGGGCAGGCTGCAGCCGTGCTTCTCCATGTGCAGGCTCACGCGCTCCTGGAATTCTGATGGCAGCTAGAGTGGGATGGGCgcgaggaggaggggagggcaggcacAGGGGTCAGAGTCAGCCCCGGACTGGCAGCTGAGACTGATCGACAGGCAGATGGACAAACAGGGATCTGCCCAGGACTTCTGAAATTGCACCAGCTGGAGCTGATGCCCAGGGTGCTGAATTTTACAAGCTCCTGGGATGTGCCAGAGGACCCTGGTCACCCCCACAGACCCCGGCTCACTCCAGCTGGACCCCGCAGAGCCCGGAGGCTGGAACCAGGGGCTGACTTGGGTCCCTCTTGGGTCTCCCACCGAGGGGCTGACTTGTTCCCCAGCCCCAGGGTCTCTGGGGGACACCCCCTGCCTAATCGTACAGCCTAAGTCCTCCCAAATAAGACAGACTCAGAAACAGATGCAACAAAGATTGAGGCCCAGGCGCCCAGCAGTTTCCGCATGAGCACGTGGGGCCTTGTGGGGGACGTCCCGCTACTGTTTGATCTATTTTGTGAGTGTATCAGGTGTGGCCAAGGCTCAGGGAGAGGGGACATGCACAAGGCCTGGGTGAGGGGAGTGAGTGGGGCCGGGGGCGGGCAGCCTGGCTGGGGTGGGAGCACTGAGTCCTGTGTGACCTGTGGCCTTGGCCATGTGACCCTCGTGTGAAGCCAATATTCTTATCTCTGAAATGGGCACTGTCAGTAACTGGGCCCAAACCAAACCAAGGGGTTTCTGTGAGGCTCACACAGGGTCACTCGGCCACTGAGGGCTCAGCCGGTGGGGCCCTGGAgcagcccccaggcccctccACCACACACTCAGAGAGGCCAGGACACGGCAGGAGCGAGGAGGGCCAGAGGGGCTCCGGCTCACCCAGCGCCTCCCCTCAGGGTGGGACCTGCAAGCTAGGAGccccaagcagtcctgggggcAGCGGTGGGCCTGGCTGGGGCGGGGCTCACGTTACCTCGGACACCTTATGGACCCTGCCGTAGGTCTGGCTGCACTGCAGCAGCTGGGCCGCTAGATTGCAGTCCTTCCTATAGAGCTCCTAAAAG includes these proteins:
- the BEGAIN gene encoding brain-enriched guanylate kinase-associated protein isoform X2: MWTGGRRPGRLRRAASAADMEKLRLRSPWVPSCLGQPRVLQGRLARSSPSLWDSALQEQKGELRKRLSYTTHKLEKLETEFDSTRHYLEIELRRAQEELEKVTEKLRRIQSNYMALQRINQELEDKLYRMGQHYEEEKRALSHEIVALNSHLLEAKVTIDKLSEDNELYRKDCNLAAQLLQCSQTYGRVHKVSELPSEFQERVSLHMEKHGCSLPAPLCHPSYADSVPTCVIAKVLEKPDPGSLSSQLSDASARDLTFRDGVEKPGPRPPYKEDIYCSDTALYCPEERRRDRRPSVDGPVADVGFLRAQNSTDSAAEEEEEAEAAAFPAGYRHEAFPGYAGSLPTSSSYSSFSATSEEKEHAQASTLTASQQAIYLNSRDELFGRRPPPAYESSPRYAAAPAAVAAPLEAEVAPGFARTVSPYPADSFRFPVSPGPQPALMPPNLWNLRAKPGSARLAGEDVRGQWRPLSVEDIGAYPFPAAPPAAAAAAAAAAAAAAGRASPCNFSDRYFGGGGSSGNKAEGRASPLYASYKADSFSEGDDLSQGHLAESRFLRAAGDLSLSPGRPADSLPSYAAGEGDRERLGVQLCGAGGSPEPEHSPHSSRDSLEPSSMEASPEMHPAARLSPQPAFPRTGGSGLSRKDSLTKAQLYGTLLN
- the BEGAIN gene encoding brain-enriched guanylate kinase-associated protein isoform X4 encodes the protein MWTGGRRPGRLRRAASAADMEKLSALQEQKGELRKRLSYTTHKLEKLETEFDSTRHYLEIELRRAQEELEKVTEKLRRIQSNYMALQRINQELEDKLYRMGQHYEEEKRALSHEIVALNSHLLEAKVTIDKLSEDNELYRKDCNLAAQLLQCSQTYGRVHKVSELPSEFQERVSLHMEKHGCSLPAPLCHPSYADSVPTCVIAKVLEKPDPGSLSSQLSDASARDLTFRDGVEKPGPRPPYKEDIYCSDTALYCPEERRRDRRPSVDGPVADVGFLRAQNSTDSAAEEEEEAEAAAFPAGYRHEAFPGYAGSLPTSSSYSSFSATSEEKEHAQASTLTASQQAIYLNSRDELFGRRPPPAYESSPRYAAAPAAVAAPLEAEVAPGFARTVSPYPADSFRFPVSPGPQPALMPPNLWNLRAKPGSARLAGEDVRGQWRPLSVEDIGAYPFPAAPPAAAAAAAAAAAAAAGRASPCNFSDRYFGGGGSSGNKAEGRASPLYASYKADSFSEGDDLSQGHLAESRFLRAAGDLSLSPGRPADSLPSYAAGEGDRERLGVQLCGAGGSPEPEHSPHSSRDSLEPSSMEASPEMHPAARLSPQPAFPRTGGSGLSRKDSLTKAQLYGTLLN
- the BEGAIN gene encoding brain-enriched guanylate kinase-associated protein isoform X1, with product MLDLLRDPDPGGCKPRVPPGREGAEGARVRCVCASACVRRCGRAPPVRTPPPAPELSAAARPAAACRCSALQEQKGELRKRLSYTTHKLEKLETEFDSTRHYLEIELRRAQEELEKVTEKLRRIQSNYMALQRINQELEDKLYRMGQHYEEEKRALSHEIVALNSHLLEAKVTIDKLSEDNELYRKDCNLAAQLLQCSQTYGRVHKVSELPSEFQERVSLHMEKHGCSLPAPLCHPSYADSVPTCVIAKVLEKPDPGSLSSQLSDASARDLTFRDGVEKPGPRPPYKEDIYCSDTALYCPEERRRDRRPSVDGPVADVGFLRAQNSTDSAAEEEEEAEAAAFPAGYRHEAFPGYAGSLPTSSSYSSFSATSEEKEHAQASTLTASQQAIYLNSRDELFGRRPPPAYESSPRYAAAPAAVAAPLEAEVAPGFARTVSPYPADSFRFPVSPGPQPALMPPNLWNLRAKPGSARLAGEDVRGQWRPLSVEDIGAYPFPAAPPAAAAAAAAAAAAAAGRASPCNFSDRYFGGGGSSGNKAEGRASPLYASYKADSFSEGDDLSQGHLAESRFLRAAGDLSLSPGRPADSLPSYAAGEGDRERLGVQLCGAGGSPEPEHSPHSSRDSLEPSSMEASPEMHPAARLSPQPAFPRTGGSGLSRKDSLTKAQLYGTLLN
- the BEGAIN gene encoding brain-enriched guanylate kinase-associated protein isoform X3 — translated: MLDLLRDPDPGGCKPRVPPGREGAEGARVRCVCASACVRRCGRAPPVRTPPPAPELSAAARPAAACRCSALQEQKGELRKRLSYTTHKLEKLETEFDSTRHYLEIELRRAQEELEKVTEKLRRIQSNYMALQRINQELEDKLYRMGQHYEEEKRALSHEIVALNSHLLEAKVTIDKLSEDNELYRKDCNLAAQLLQCSQTYGRVHKVSEVLEKPDPGSLSSQLSDASARDLTFRDGVEKPGPRPPYKEDIYCSDTALYCPEERRRDRRPSVDGPVADVGFLRAQNSTDSAAEEEEEAEAAAFPAGYRHEAFPGYAGSLPTSSSYSSFSATSEEKEHAQASTLTASQQAIYLNSRDELFGRRPPPAYESSPRYAAAPAAVAAPLEAEVAPGFARTVSPYPADSFRFPVSPGPQPALMPPNLWNLRAKPGSARLAGEDVRGQWRPLSVEDIGAYPFPAAPPAAAAAAAAAAAAAAGRASPCNFSDRYFGGGGSSGNKAEGRASPLYASYKADSFSEGDDLSQGHLAESRFLRAAGDLSLSPGRPADSLPSYAAGEGDRERLGVQLCGAGGSPEPEHSPHSSRDSLEPSSMEASPEMHPAARLSPQPAFPRTGGSGLSRKDSLTKAQLYGTLLN
- the BEGAIN gene encoding brain-enriched guanylate kinase-associated protein isoform X5, translated to MALQRINQELEDKLYRMGQHYEEEKRALSHEIVALNSHLLEAKVTIDKLSEDNELYRKDCNLAAQLLQCSQTYGRVHKVSELPSEFQERVSLHMEKHGCSLPAPLCHPSYADSVPTCVIAKVLEKPDPGSLSSQLSDASARDLTFRDGVEKPGPRPPYKEDIYCSDTALYCPEERRRDRRPSVDGPVADVGFLRAQNSTDSAAEEEEEAEAAAFPAGYRHEAFPGYAGSLPTSSSYSSFSATSEEKEHAQASTLTASQQAIYLNSRDELFGRRPPPAYESSPRYAAAPAAVAAPLEAEVAPGFARTVSPYPADSFRFPVSPGPQPALMPPNLWNLRAKPGSARLAGEDVRGQWRPLSVEDIGAYPFPAAPPAAAAAAAAAAAAAAGRASPCNFSDRYFGGGGSSGNKAEGRASPLYASYKADSFSEGDDLSQGHLAESRFLRAAGDLSLSPGRPADSLPSYAAGEGDRERLGVQLCGAGGSPEPEHSPHSSRDSLEPSSMEASPEMHPAARLSPQPAFPRTGGSGLSRKDSLTKAQLYGTLLN